The following are encoded together in the Culex pipiens pallens isolate TS chromosome 1, TS_CPP_V2, whole genome shotgun sequence genome:
- the LOC120417017 gene encoding chaoptin isoform X2 — protein sequence MPRGNAGLEYIMKLGYTLVIVTVMIMIWASLSGAREIDVSQHPPCAFNALCTCSKSAPDLGVVECRRVHFPAIPKVINSSKLFMLRMDDTGLREVDPYFFQATGLYKLDISNNPVTEIPDEAFYGLERSLWELVLENNQLIEIPSRAIQNLKKLRMLDLRGNDITCIEVGAFRGLDKSLQSLILADNSITQLLPGSVTGLPNLDSIDLSGNNLVEVDPSAFKDGLGKLSKVFLANNLLKNIPYSALQPLRLLRVLDLSHNLIRNFTPDDDENGKVSYKLTLDVLQLQYNAIETIPSVSFGYFDTINSTFLDGNPINHIEDNAFRQAKIRELYIRHCGLDFISPEAFGGLESSLQILDLSGNNLTHLADNLFKGFDYLRFLNLKDNIIKQLDQRQASPFAGLNLFKLDTTGHQNQPFTLRELSTMKNLRSLTTSHLPSLALGPEDFAGFSPELEELKMTRAGLKSLKNRAFTNIRGLKRLDLSENRIDSIEANAFTEIGHSLVSLRMSHGLGAQILSIPHESFRHLTALEALDLSNNKLKTLTDSSFHFMKNLVSVELHDNQIDSLAKGTFQSDIHTNLAVISLRYNALKLVQSHSFVDLEELNAIYLDDNKLESIEKRAFMNLDNLKMLNLRGNRLGRIAVEAFQNLPELEKLDLAYNQLPTFDFDYFDQVGSLTSLEVDVSHNQIKSLGEPPVRPDANESSPMSLHASGNGRDHVFSHTNIKSLDLSANNITKIVGGYFRPVELSLMKLSLAGNRLANISREVFGNMPHLQWLDLEKNAISEVDFDSFKLTRKLQVLKLSNNLISDIPTELFRNVKGLRVLEMAHNNLKYLPDSLIVEEGLERLDLSHNQFTKIPVTSLSNLAALALCELDLSHNHIGAIHSIDLSNKFRSLSVLDLSHNRLVRLEDAAFATLPRLSLLDLSHNDELEVMGKAFIGLENSLIELRLANVSLSTVPELSNPSLRVLKISHNDLPSIPPELAANMSSLRELDLSENDLTHVPLITHSLPNLKSLSLSGNPISTMTNTSLLGAADTLEHLDIANINLNGIENGILNKLHFLRTLRISTYPNVQHFNIPKILENADNLRELWIEAPKPPSQERSDNGSKTPKPVSVPSSDLRREMEGMLPRKLKSLTFGGSGFNKLADNVLKGLQSSSVQVSFHNTSLANFPSNFFKNIGKTVRNISLDLEYNNQLLKSVPNPNSAHYLHLPEHVFLTDLKISGNSLACDCEIGWVEFWQRKRRQYMCPAEPWVENGSFNSYFKQHASALLSHANTEDCEDSADNLRETSCANKRDENLLDVLKRDLECGWGSAAPRLGVVPAIAFVSVFVVLLI from the exons GGCAATGCCGGTCTCGAGTACATCATGAAGCTAGGCTACACGCTAGTCATCGTTACGGTCATGATCATGATCTGGGCCTCGCTGTCCGGTGCCCGAGAAATCGACGTCTCCCAGCACCCTCCGTGTGCCTTCAACGCCCTCTGCACATGCTCCAAAAGTGCCCCCGATCTGGGCGTGGTCGAGTGCAGGCGGGTTCACTTTCCGGCCATTCCCAAGGTCATCAATAGCTCAAAGCTATTCATGCTCCGAATGGACGACACCGGGCTGAGGGAGGTCGATCCGTACTTCTTTCAGGCGACCGGACTGTACAAACTGGACATTTCCAACAATCCCGTCACGGAGATTCCGGATGAGGCCTTCTACGGACTGGAACGATCGCTTTGGGAACTGGTCCTGGAGAACAACCAGCTGATCGAGATTCCCTCGCGAGCGATCCAGAACCTCAAGAAACTGCGGATGCTCGATCTTCGAGGTAACGACATAACCTGCATTGAAGTTGGAGCGTTTCGAGGTCTTGACAAGTCCCTCCAATCGCTGATCCTCGCGGACAACTCAATCACCCAACTTCTGCCCGGATCCGTGACCGGCCTCCCCAATCTTGACAGCATCGACCTCAGCGGGAACAATCTCGTCGAAGTGGACCCGTCCGCCTTCAAAGACGGCCTCGGCAAACTCTCCAAGGTCTTCCTCGCCAACAACCTCCTGAAAAACATCCCCTACTCTGCGCTCCAACCACTACGCCTCCTTCGCGTCCTCGATCTCTCCCACAACCTCATCCGGAACTTTAcccccgacgacgacgaaaacgGCAAGGTCAGCTACAAGCTCACGCTGGACGTGCTCCAGCTCCAGTACAACGCGATCGAAACCATCCCGTCGGTCTCGTTCGGATACTTTGACACCATCAACTCGACCTTCCTCGATGGGAACCCAATCAACCACATCGAGGACAACGCCTTCCGGCAGGCCAAGATCCGCGAGCTGTACATCCGGCACTGCGGGCTCGACTTTATCTCGCCGGAAGCGTTCGGCGGGCTGGAAAGCTCGCTGCAGATTCTGGACCTCTCGGGGAACAACTTGACGCACCTGGCGGACAATCTGTTCAAAGGATTTGACTATCTGCG ATTCCTCAACCTGAAGGACAACATCATCAAACAGCTCGACCAGCGCCAGGCGTCCCCCTTCGCCGGCCTGAACCTGTTCAAGCTGGACACCACCGGCCATCAAAATCAACCGTTTACCCTGCGCGAACTGTCCACCATGAAGAACCTTCGCTCGCTGACCACGTCCCACCTGCCCTCGCTGGCCCTCGGCCCGGAAGACTTTGCCGGCTTCAGTCCGGAGCTGGAGGAGCTGAAGATGACCCGGGCCGGGCTGAAATCGCTCAAGAATCGTGCCTTCACAAACATCCGCGGCTTGAAGCGACTAGATTTGAGCGAGAACCGCATCGATAGCATCGAAGCGAACGCTTTTACAGAAATTGGCCACTCGCTGGTGTCGCTGCGGATGTCCCACGGGCTGGGCGCCCAAATCCTGTCCATCCCGCACGAATCGTTCCGGCACCTGACGGCGCTGGAAGCGCTGGATCTGTCCAACAATAAGCTCAAAACGCTCACCGACAGCAGCTTTCACTTTATGAAGAACCTGGTCAGTGTGGAACTGCACGACAACCAGATCGACTCGCTGGCCAAGGGCACCTTCCAGTCGGACATTCACACCAACCTGGCGGTCATCTCGCTTCGGTACAACGCGCTCAAGCTGGTCCAGTCGCACTCGTTCGTGGATCTGGAGGAGCTGAACGCGATCTACCTGGACGATAACAAGCTGGAGTCGATCGAGAAGCGGGCCTTCATGAATCTGGACAACCTGAAGATGCTGAATCTGAGGGGGAACCGGCTGGGTAGGATCGCGGTCGAGGCGTTCCAG AACCTTCCCGAGTTGGAGAAACTGGATTTGGCGTACAACCAACTGCCCACTTTCGACTTTGATTATTTTGACCAG GTCGGTTCGCTAACCTCGCTGGAAGTCGACGTCAGCCATAACCAGATTAAATCGCTGGGCGAACCTCCCGTCCGGCCGGACGCCAACGAGTCGTCCCCGATGTCGCTCCATGCCAGCGGAAATGGGCGTGACCACGTGTTTTCACACACCAACATTAAATCGTTGGACCTGTCGGCGAACAACATAACCAAGATCGTTGGCGGGTACTTCAGGCCGGTGGAACTTTCGCTGATGAAACTGTCGCTGGCGGGAAATCGGTTGGCGAATATTAGCCGGGAGGTGTTTGGAAATATGCCCCACTTGCAGTGGTTGGACTTGGAGAAAAATGCGATTAGCGAGGttgattttgacagttttaaGTTGACGCGAAAGCTGCAGGTACTGAAGCTGTCGAATAACCTCATTTCGGATATTCCGACGGAGTTGTTCCGGAATGTGAAGGGACTACGCGTGCTGGAAATGGCGCACAACAATTTGAAGTACCTTCCGGACAGTTTGATCGTGGAGGAAGGGTTGGAGCGGTTGGATCTGTCCCACAATCAGTTTACCAAGATTCCGGTTACCTCGCTGTCCAATTTGGCCGCGTTGGCGCTGTGCGAGCTGGATTTGAGCCACAATCACATCGGAGCGATCCACAGCATCGATTTGTCGAACAAGTTTAGG TCCCTCTCAGTGCTCGACCTATCTCACAATCGCCTGGTACGTCTCGAAGACGCCGCATTCGCCACTCTTCCGCGCCTCTCGTTGCTGGATCTGTCCCACAACGACGAGCTGGAAGTCATGGGTAAAGCCTTCATCGGACTGGAAAACAGCCTAATTGAACTTCGCCTGGCCAACGTTTCGCTCAGCACCGTCCCGGAACTCTCGAACCCATCGCTTCGCGTGCTCAAGATTTCACACAACGATCTTCCGTCGATCCCACCGGAACTGGCCGCCAACATGTCCTCGCTGCGCGAGCTGGACTTATCCGAGAACGATTTGACTCACGTGCCGCTTATTACGCACTCGTTGCCGAACTTGAA GTCTCTTTCACTGTCCGGAAACCCGATCTCGACGATGACCAATACGAGTCTGCTTGGCGCTGCCGATACCCTGGAGCACCTGGATATTGCAAATATCAACCTGAACGGAATTGAG AATGGCATCCTGAACAAACTGCATTTCCTGCGAACGCTGCGTATCTCGACGTATCCGAACGTTCAACACTTCAACATCCCAAAGATCCTGGAAAATGCCGACAACCTGCGAGAACTTTGGATCGAAGCGCCGAAGCCACCATCGCAGGAACGATCCGACAATGGGTCAAAGACTCCGAAACCCGTTTCCGTTCCGTCCAGCGATTTGCGTCGTGAAATGGAAGGTATGCTGCCCCGCAAGCTTAAAAGCCTTACCTTTGGGGGTTCCGGTTTCAACAAGCTGGCCGATAACGTCCTCAAGGGACTGCAGTCGTCCAGCGTGCAGGTTTCGTTCCACAACACCTCGCTCGCCAACTTCcccagcaactttttcaaaaacatcgGCAAAACCGTGCGGAACATCTCGCTGGACCTGGAGTACAACAACCAGCTGCTCAAGTCGGTACCCAATCCGAACTCGGCCCACTATCTGCACCTGCCGGAGCACGTGTTTTTGACGGATCTGAAGATTTCCGGCAACTCGCTGGCTTGCGATTGTGAAATTGG CTGGGTCGAGTTCTGGCAGCGAAAGCGACGCCAGTACATGTGCCCCGCTGAGCCGTGGGTCGAGAACGGCAGCTTCAACAGCTACTTCAAGCAGCACGCGTCCGCGCTGCTGTCCCACGCCAACACCGAAGACTGCGAGGACTCGGCGGACAACCTGCGTGAGACGAGCTGCGCGAACAAGCGCGACGAGAACCTGCTGGACGTGCTGAAGCGGGACCTCGAGTGCGGTTGGGGCAGTGCCGCTCCCCGGCTCGGTGTCGTGCCGGCGATCGCGTTCGTGTCCGTCTTCGTGGTGCTTCTGATCTGA
- the LOC120417017 gene encoding chaoptin isoform X1, with protein sequence MPRGNAGLEYIMKLGYTLVIVTVMIMIWASLSGAREIDVSQHPPCAFNALCTCSKSAPDLGVVECRRVHFPAIPKVINSSKLFMLRMDDTGLREVDPYFFQATGLYKLDISNNPVTEIPDEAFYGLERSLWELVLENNQLIEIPSRAIQNLKKLRMLDLRGNDITCIEVGAFRGLDKSLQSLILADNSITQLLPGSVTGLPNLDSIDLSGNNLVEVDPSAFKDGLGKLSKVFLANNLLKNIPYSALQPLRLLRVLDLSHNLIRNFTPDDDENGKVSYKLTLDVLQLQYNAIETIPSVSFGYFDTINSTFLDGNPINHIEDNAFRQAKIRELYIRHCGLDFISPEAFGGLESSLQILDLSGNNLTHLADNLFKGFDYLRFLNLKDNIIKQLDQRQASPFAGLNLFKLDTTGHQNQPFTLRELSTMKNLRSLTTSHLPSLALGPEDFAGFSPELEELKMTRAGLKSLKNRAFTNIRGLKRLDLSENRIDSIEANAFTEIGHSLVSLRMSHGLGAQILSIPHESFRHLTALEALDLSNNKLKTLTDSSFHFMKNLVSVELHDNQIDSLAKGTFQSDIHTNLAVISLRYNALKLVQSHSFVDLEELNAIYLDDNKLESIEKRAFMNLDNLKMLNLRGNRLGRIAVEAFQNLPELEKLDLAYNQLPTFDFDYFDQVGSLTSLEVDVSHNQIKSLGEPPVRPDANESSPMSLHASGNGRDHVFSHTNIKSLDLSANNITKIVGGYFRPVELSLMKLSLAGNRLANISREVFGNMPHLQWLDLEKNAISEVDFDSFKLTRKLQVLKLSNNLISDIPTELFRNVKGLRVLEMAHNNLKYLPDSLIVEEGLERLDLSHNQFTKIPVTSLSNLAALALCELDLSHNHIGAIHSIDLSNKFRSLSVLDLSHNRLVRLEDAAFATLPRLSLLDLSHNDELEVMGKAFIGLENSLIELRLANVSLSTVPELSNPSLRVLKISHNDLPSIPPELAANMSSLRELDLSENDLTHVPLITHSLPNLKSLSLSGNPISTMTNTSLLGAADTLEHLDIANINLNGIEVNGILNKLHFLRTLRISTYPNVQHFNIPKILENADNLRELWIEAPKPPSQERSDNGSKTPKPVSVPSSDLRREMEGMLPRKLKSLTFGGSGFNKLADNVLKGLQSSSVQVSFHNTSLANFPSNFFKNIGKTVRNISLDLEYNNQLLKSVPNPNSAHYLHLPEHVFLTDLKISGNSLACDCEIGWVEFWQRKRRQYMCPAEPWVENGSFNSYFKQHASALLSHANTEDCEDSADNLRETSCANKRDENLLDVLKRDLECGWGSAAPRLGVVPAIAFVSVFVVLLI encoded by the exons GGCAATGCCGGTCTCGAGTACATCATGAAGCTAGGCTACACGCTAGTCATCGTTACGGTCATGATCATGATCTGGGCCTCGCTGTCCGGTGCCCGAGAAATCGACGTCTCCCAGCACCCTCCGTGTGCCTTCAACGCCCTCTGCACATGCTCCAAAAGTGCCCCCGATCTGGGCGTGGTCGAGTGCAGGCGGGTTCACTTTCCGGCCATTCCCAAGGTCATCAATAGCTCAAAGCTATTCATGCTCCGAATGGACGACACCGGGCTGAGGGAGGTCGATCCGTACTTCTTTCAGGCGACCGGACTGTACAAACTGGACATTTCCAACAATCCCGTCACGGAGATTCCGGATGAGGCCTTCTACGGACTGGAACGATCGCTTTGGGAACTGGTCCTGGAGAACAACCAGCTGATCGAGATTCCCTCGCGAGCGATCCAGAACCTCAAGAAACTGCGGATGCTCGATCTTCGAGGTAACGACATAACCTGCATTGAAGTTGGAGCGTTTCGAGGTCTTGACAAGTCCCTCCAATCGCTGATCCTCGCGGACAACTCAATCACCCAACTTCTGCCCGGATCCGTGACCGGCCTCCCCAATCTTGACAGCATCGACCTCAGCGGGAACAATCTCGTCGAAGTGGACCCGTCCGCCTTCAAAGACGGCCTCGGCAAACTCTCCAAGGTCTTCCTCGCCAACAACCTCCTGAAAAACATCCCCTACTCTGCGCTCCAACCACTACGCCTCCTTCGCGTCCTCGATCTCTCCCACAACCTCATCCGGAACTTTAcccccgacgacgacgaaaacgGCAAGGTCAGCTACAAGCTCACGCTGGACGTGCTCCAGCTCCAGTACAACGCGATCGAAACCATCCCGTCGGTCTCGTTCGGATACTTTGACACCATCAACTCGACCTTCCTCGATGGGAACCCAATCAACCACATCGAGGACAACGCCTTCCGGCAGGCCAAGATCCGCGAGCTGTACATCCGGCACTGCGGGCTCGACTTTATCTCGCCGGAAGCGTTCGGCGGGCTGGAAAGCTCGCTGCAGATTCTGGACCTCTCGGGGAACAACTTGACGCACCTGGCGGACAATCTGTTCAAAGGATTTGACTATCTGCG ATTCCTCAACCTGAAGGACAACATCATCAAACAGCTCGACCAGCGCCAGGCGTCCCCCTTCGCCGGCCTGAACCTGTTCAAGCTGGACACCACCGGCCATCAAAATCAACCGTTTACCCTGCGCGAACTGTCCACCATGAAGAACCTTCGCTCGCTGACCACGTCCCACCTGCCCTCGCTGGCCCTCGGCCCGGAAGACTTTGCCGGCTTCAGTCCGGAGCTGGAGGAGCTGAAGATGACCCGGGCCGGGCTGAAATCGCTCAAGAATCGTGCCTTCACAAACATCCGCGGCTTGAAGCGACTAGATTTGAGCGAGAACCGCATCGATAGCATCGAAGCGAACGCTTTTACAGAAATTGGCCACTCGCTGGTGTCGCTGCGGATGTCCCACGGGCTGGGCGCCCAAATCCTGTCCATCCCGCACGAATCGTTCCGGCACCTGACGGCGCTGGAAGCGCTGGATCTGTCCAACAATAAGCTCAAAACGCTCACCGACAGCAGCTTTCACTTTATGAAGAACCTGGTCAGTGTGGAACTGCACGACAACCAGATCGACTCGCTGGCCAAGGGCACCTTCCAGTCGGACATTCACACCAACCTGGCGGTCATCTCGCTTCGGTACAACGCGCTCAAGCTGGTCCAGTCGCACTCGTTCGTGGATCTGGAGGAGCTGAACGCGATCTACCTGGACGATAACAAGCTGGAGTCGATCGAGAAGCGGGCCTTCATGAATCTGGACAACCTGAAGATGCTGAATCTGAGGGGGAACCGGCTGGGTAGGATCGCGGTCGAGGCGTTCCAG AACCTTCCCGAGTTGGAGAAACTGGATTTGGCGTACAACCAACTGCCCACTTTCGACTTTGATTATTTTGACCAG GTCGGTTCGCTAACCTCGCTGGAAGTCGACGTCAGCCATAACCAGATTAAATCGCTGGGCGAACCTCCCGTCCGGCCGGACGCCAACGAGTCGTCCCCGATGTCGCTCCATGCCAGCGGAAATGGGCGTGACCACGTGTTTTCACACACCAACATTAAATCGTTGGACCTGTCGGCGAACAACATAACCAAGATCGTTGGCGGGTACTTCAGGCCGGTGGAACTTTCGCTGATGAAACTGTCGCTGGCGGGAAATCGGTTGGCGAATATTAGCCGGGAGGTGTTTGGAAATATGCCCCACTTGCAGTGGTTGGACTTGGAGAAAAATGCGATTAGCGAGGttgattttgacagttttaaGTTGACGCGAAAGCTGCAGGTACTGAAGCTGTCGAATAACCTCATTTCGGATATTCCGACGGAGTTGTTCCGGAATGTGAAGGGACTACGCGTGCTGGAAATGGCGCACAACAATTTGAAGTACCTTCCGGACAGTTTGATCGTGGAGGAAGGGTTGGAGCGGTTGGATCTGTCCCACAATCAGTTTACCAAGATTCCGGTTACCTCGCTGTCCAATTTGGCCGCGTTGGCGCTGTGCGAGCTGGATTTGAGCCACAATCACATCGGAGCGATCCACAGCATCGATTTGTCGAACAAGTTTAGG TCCCTCTCAGTGCTCGACCTATCTCACAATCGCCTGGTACGTCTCGAAGACGCCGCATTCGCCACTCTTCCGCGCCTCTCGTTGCTGGATCTGTCCCACAACGACGAGCTGGAAGTCATGGGTAAAGCCTTCATCGGACTGGAAAACAGCCTAATTGAACTTCGCCTGGCCAACGTTTCGCTCAGCACCGTCCCGGAACTCTCGAACCCATCGCTTCGCGTGCTCAAGATTTCACACAACGATCTTCCGTCGATCCCACCGGAACTGGCCGCCAACATGTCCTCGCTGCGCGAGCTGGACTTATCCGAGAACGATTTGACTCACGTGCCGCTTATTACGCACTCGTTGCCGAACTTGAA GTCTCTTTCACTGTCCGGAAACCCGATCTCGACGATGACCAATACGAGTCTGCTTGGCGCTGCCGATACCCTGGAGCACCTGGATATTGCAAATATCAACCTGAACGGAATTGAGGTA AATGGCATCCTGAACAAACTGCATTTCCTGCGAACGCTGCGTATCTCGACGTATCCGAACGTTCAACACTTCAACATCCCAAAGATCCTGGAAAATGCCGACAACCTGCGAGAACTTTGGATCGAAGCGCCGAAGCCACCATCGCAGGAACGATCCGACAATGGGTCAAAGACTCCGAAACCCGTTTCCGTTCCGTCCAGCGATTTGCGTCGTGAAATGGAAGGTATGCTGCCCCGCAAGCTTAAAAGCCTTACCTTTGGGGGTTCCGGTTTCAACAAGCTGGCCGATAACGTCCTCAAGGGACTGCAGTCGTCCAGCGTGCAGGTTTCGTTCCACAACACCTCGCTCGCCAACTTCcccagcaactttttcaaaaacatcgGCAAAACCGTGCGGAACATCTCGCTGGACCTGGAGTACAACAACCAGCTGCTCAAGTCGGTACCCAATCCGAACTCGGCCCACTATCTGCACCTGCCGGAGCACGTGTTTTTGACGGATCTGAAGATTTCCGGCAACTCGCTGGCTTGCGATTGTGAAATTGG CTGGGTCGAGTTCTGGCAGCGAAAGCGACGCCAGTACATGTGCCCCGCTGAGCCGTGGGTCGAGAACGGCAGCTTCAACAGCTACTTCAAGCAGCACGCGTCCGCGCTGCTGTCCCACGCCAACACCGAAGACTGCGAGGACTCGGCGGACAACCTGCGTGAGACGAGCTGCGCGAACAAGCGCGACGAGAACCTGCTGGACGTGCTGAAGCGGGACCTCGAGTGCGGTTGGGGCAGTGCCGCTCCCCGGCTCGGTGTCGTGCCGGCGATCGCGTTCGTGTCCGTCTTCGTGGTGCTTCTGATCTGA
- the LOC120417018 gene encoding probable rRNA-processing protein EBP2 homolog produces the protein MTDFDARSEDSDSSYVSYDEDDELREALAKGLLKPGLNVIAKDRQEPVNNTAKLKAALESMILKAPWVERMDLVNDLAPLTPELAIQIEKHEQKRENQFKGNKKIPYVAPEADPVLNDFKREILFHRQAQAACVEGIRRFHDLGIVTKRPDDYFAEMAKTDEHMQRIRKVLVAKQEGMAKSERARHLREQRRIGKLIQRQTQEKRDEERRKTLNDIKKFRKGKLSNLDFLDDENEEGKPGGKRKAGAKGGGKKQLSGKRKARDAKFGFGGRKKGSKRNTKESFMSDGNKKRKGPGGKGGAGGGANKRLGKSRRAQGKNRGK, from the exons ATGACCGATTTCGACGCCCGGAGTGAGGACTCCGACTCGAGCTACGTTTCGTACGACGAGGACGATGAG ctCCGAGAGGCCTTGGCAAAAGGGCTGCTGAAGCCGGGTTTGAATGTGATCGCCAAGGACCGGCAGGAGCCGGTCAACAATACGGCCAAGTTGAAGGCCGCGCTGGAATCGATGATTTTGAAGGCGCCGTGGGTTGAGCGGATGGATCTGGTTAACGATTTGGCCCCGTTGACGCCGGAGCTGGCCATTCAGATCGAGAAGCACGAGCAAAAGCGCGAGAACCAGTTCAAGGGCAACAAGAAGATTCCGTACGTGGCGCCGGAGGCGGATCCGGTGCTGAACGACTTCAAGCGGGAGATTCTGTTCCACCGGCAAGCGCAGGCCGCCTGCGTCGAGGGCATCCGACGGTTCCACGATTTGGGCATCGTGACGAAGCGACCGGACGATTACTTCGCCGAGATGGCCAAGACGGACGAGCACATGCAGCGCATTCGGAAGGTTCTGGTCGCCAAGCAGGAGGGAATGGCCAAATCGGAACGAGCCCGGCATTTGCGAGAACAGCGCCGCATTGGCAAGCTGATCCAACGGCAAACGCAGGAAAAACGTGACGAGGAGCGCCGCAAGACGTTGAACGACATTAAGAAGTTCCGCAAGGGCAAGCTGTCTAACCTGGACTTTTTGGACGATGAGAACGAGGAGGGCAAACCGGGTGGCAAGAGGAAGGCTGGAGCGAAGGGCGGTGGCAAGAAGCAGCTCAGCGGCAAGAGGAAGGCCCGCGATGCCAAGTTTGGATTTGGCGGAAGGAAGAAGGGATCGAAGCGGAATACCAAGGAGTCGTTTATGAGCGATGGAAACAAGAAGCGAAAGGGACCCGGAGGTAAAGGCGGAGCGGGTGGTGGTGCCAACAAGCGGCTCGGGAAGAGCAGACGGGCGCAGGGTAAGAACAGGGGAAAGTGA